A single region of the Candidatus Protochlamydia amoebophila UWE25 genome encodes:
- a CDS encoding helix-turn-helix domain-containing protein, translating to MDIEILIKQPESKILEFKSDLSSLTSILKTIVVFANKAFSMRMPLSD from the coding sequence ATGGATATTGAAATTCTTATTAAACAGCCTGAATCAAAGATATTAGAATTTAAAAGCGACCTTTCTTCCCTGACGTCTATTCTTAAAACTATCGTTGTTTTTGCTAATAAGGCATTCTCAATGAGAATGCCTTTAAGTGATTGA
- a CDS encoding polyprenyl synthetase family protein, protein MQTTKPSFHSILEPYKSHVEQIIQNNMDCLGDKTSLRDACEYALLNGGKRFRPALVLMIAKALGFQVDVSQAALCVEYFHTASLIADDLPCMDNDDERRNAPTLHKIFGESTSLLATYTLIAAGYACLARNTAILKDSAHPYVNQKERLCVLALENATQNTGILGATGGQYLDLNPPNLSLKTLKEVIEKKTVTLFEISFVLGWIFGGGVLEKLSLVKKCAGHFGMAFQIADDLGDMKQDSFHDHTMNFANVYGKPAATQLFHDEIHQFNQTLTALDFQSEDLQALTCLLIEQVQLLS, encoded by the coding sequence ATGCAAACAACCAAACCGTCTTTTCATTCAATTTTAGAACCTTATAAGTCTCATGTTGAACAAATTATCCAAAATAATATGGATTGTTTGGGTGATAAAACATCATTAAGAGATGCTTGTGAATATGCGTTACTAAATGGTGGAAAACGATTTAGACCTGCTCTCGTTTTGATGATTGCTAAAGCCCTTGGTTTTCAAGTCGATGTTTCACAGGCTGCTTTATGTGTAGAATACTTTCATACTGCGTCTTTGATTGCAGATGATTTGCCTTGTATGGATAACGATGATGAACGGCGAAATGCTCCTACCTTACATAAAATTTTTGGGGAATCGACTTCTCTTTTGGCGACCTATACTTTGATTGCCGCTGGCTACGCTTGCTTAGCTCGGAATACCGCGATTTTGAAAGATAGTGCACACCCCTACGTTAATCAAAAAGAGCGTTTATGTGTATTGGCTTTAGAAAATGCAACGCAAAATACGGGAATTTTAGGGGCAACGGGGGGACAATATTTAGATTTAAATCCTCCTAATCTTTCTTTAAAGACTTTAAAAGAAGTGATTGAAAAGAAAACGGTTACGTTATTTGAAATTTCTTTTGTCTTAGGGTGGATTTTTGGAGGAGGGGTTTTGGAAAAGTTGTCCCTCGTGAAAAAATGTGCAGGACACTTTGGAATGGCTTTCCAAATTGCCGATGACTTGGGAGACATGAAGCAAGACTCCTTTCATGATCACACAATGAATTTTGCAAATGTTTATGGTAAACCAGCTGCGACTCAATTATTTCATGACGAAATTCATCAATTTAATCAAACACTAACTGCGCTTGATTTTCAATCAGAAGATCTTCAAGCTTTAACTTGCCTTCTTATTGAGCAAGTACAACTTCTTTCTTGA
- the ung gene encoding uracil-DNA glycosylase — protein sequence MLDKNYTPFILEPSWQKVLKQELEQPYIFNLATFIENEYTSSPSPIYPPHDLIFNAFYNTPYEKVQVVIMGQDPYHGPGQAHGLSFSVPKGIRPPPSLQNIFKELQTDILLPIPSHGCLLKWAKQGVLLLNATLTVKKSEPLSHHGRGWERFTDAAILQLIERQDPIIFVLWGKSAQDKCRFLKESVNIKRHYILTAAHPSPYSAANGFFGCRHFSKINALLEQQGKCPIDWSLDN from the coding sequence ATGTTAGATAAGAACTACACTCCTTTTATTTTAGAACCAAGTTGGCAAAAAGTTCTCAAACAAGAGCTTGAGCAACCTTATATTTTTAATTTAGCAACCTTTATTGAAAATGAATACACCTCCTCTCCAAGCCCAATTTATCCTCCGCATGATTTAATTTTTAATGCATTTTATAATACTCCTTATGAAAAAGTACAGGTAGTTATTATGGGTCAAGATCCTTATCATGGCCCAGGGCAAGCCCATGGACTTAGCTTTAGTGTCCCTAAGGGAATAAGGCCACCCCCTTCTTTGCAAAATATTTTTAAAGAATTACAAACTGACATTCTCTTACCAATTCCTTCCCATGGTTGTTTGTTAAAGTGGGCTAAACAAGGCGTTTTACTTCTCAATGCCACTTTAACCGTTAAAAAAAGTGAGCCCTTGTCTCATCATGGCAGAGGATGGGAGCGATTTACTGATGCAGCTATTCTTCAACTTATCGAACGCCAAGATCCTATTATTTTTGTTCTATGGGGAAAATCCGCTCAAGATAAATGTCGTTTTTTAAAAGAATCTGTCAATATTAAGCGTCATTATATTCTCACTGCTGCACATCCTTCTCCCTATTCAGCTGCCAATGGTTTTTTCGGTTGTCGTCATTTTTCTAAAATTAATGCTTTACTCGAACAGCAAGGCAAATGCCCTATTGATTGGAGTCTTGATAATTAG
- a CDS encoding class I SAM-dependent RNA methyltransferase produces the protein MLFPISKQALSCPHFDSCAGCSHQLFVEPPIWREVIENFKETLNPILHQGTLTGWRCRAKLAVRGTKQNPIIGLFKKGSHEALNIPFCLVHHPRINQAVTMIQNWMERHQLNPYQEHSQAGDLRYLQFVVERASGKVQIVFVLNFKDFSSPESQIWRKLLLELAQETTNAFWHSIWVNFNPHATNTIFTDKWEKVWGEPYLWESFDGVKICFQPSNFAQANLDLFEKLLKKVKSWVREKAKVVEFFAGVGTIGLSVAAKCSWIKCEEINPHSKECFYYAKQQLSSEISQKIMFYTGSADENLNLLQGADTVIVDPPRKGLSRKFIEGLTQSSVDQLIYVSCGWDSFKKNKETLISQGWNLKKLEGYSLFPGSEHIELLTLFER, from the coding sequence ATGTTATTTCCCATTTCCAAACAAGCACTTTCTTGCCCTCATTTTGATTCGTGTGCAGGGTGCTCTCATCAGCTTTTTGTTGAACCACCCATTTGGCGTGAAGTGATTGAAAATTTTAAAGAAACATTAAATCCTATTTTGCATCAAGGAACATTAACAGGTTGGAGATGTCGGGCGAAATTAGCTGTGAGAGGAACAAAACAAAATCCTATCATAGGATTATTTAAAAAAGGGTCTCACGAAGCGCTAAATATCCCATTTTGTTTAGTTCATCACCCTCGCATTAATCAAGCGGTTACTATGATTCAAAACTGGATGGAAAGACATCAATTAAATCCTTATCAAGAGCATTCACAAGCCGGAGATTTGCGCTACTTACAATTTGTTGTAGAGCGAGCAAGTGGAAAAGTTCAAATAGTGTTTGTTTTAAATTTTAAAGATTTTTCTTCGCCAGAATCCCAAATATGGCGCAAGCTTCTCCTAGAATTGGCTCAGGAAACGACAAATGCGTTTTGGCATTCTATTTGGGTAAATTTTAATCCCCATGCTACGAACACAATTTTTACAGACAAATGGGAGAAAGTGTGGGGTGAGCCTTATTTGTGGGAAAGTTTTGATGGTGTCAAAATTTGTTTTCAACCCTCTAATTTCGCTCAAGCTAACCTTGATCTTTTTGAAAAGCTGTTAAAAAAAGTAAAATCATGGGTTCGGGAGAAGGCTAAAGTTGTCGAGTTTTTTGCAGGAGTGGGAACAATTGGGTTGTCTGTTGCCGCAAAATGTTCTTGGATTAAATGTGAAGAAATCAATCCTCACTCCAAAGAGTGCTTTTACTACGCAAAGCAACAATTATCTAGTGAAATTAGCCAAAAAATTATGTTTTATACAGGATCTGCGGATGAAAATTTAAATCTACTACAAGGTGCTGATACTGTGATTGTAGACCCTCCAAGAAAAGGATTGAGTCGAAAGTTTATCGAAGGTTTAACGCAATCTTCTGTCGATCAATTGATCTATGTAAGTTGTGGATGGGATTCTTTTAAAAAAAATAAGGAGACACTTATTTCGCAAGGATGGAATCTAAAAAAATTAGAGGGGTATAGCCTTTTTCCTGGTAGCGAACATATTGAATTATTGACTCTTTTTGAGAGATGA
- a CDS encoding leucine-rich repeat domain-containing protein, giving the protein MNIPTLNYSYLVNTTPPSDYQSQEISDSPRDGDNSLVNPLANLEETGALIIQAPDLSSLSEELQLSFQDGTSLTISHFQLDLLRKKSPYFKSFWSGNFQETLQHPLALTQKEFTSLLNCVMDANFKVPLEEITSSIQLADYYELTEVVKSLEEQLIDGYKSHRFELFSSTKESLVGLKELLNFARQCQLNNLKNYLEFTIVSALLNQTSQLAEFEKILKHFSNEIEELNFSDNVYLTDAYLLALKDCKNLKMLNLKSCKNLTDAGLAHLTPLTALRRLDLSFCRNLTDAGLANLTPLIALQHLDLSWCKNLTDAGLAHLTPLGALHYLDLSICGKLTDAGLAHLTPLVDLQHLNLRYCQKLSDAGLAHLRSLVTLQHLDLSYCQNLTDAGLAHLARLTALQHLSLNRCKNLTEAGLVHLRPLVTLQHLDLSYCQKLTNDGLGLFKSLTALQYLNLNHCQKLTDAGLAHLSPLGALQHLDLWCTNITDAGLAHLKPLGALQYLGLSRCTNLTDAGLAHLSPL; this is encoded by the coding sequence TTGAATATTCCTACTTTAAATTATAGTTATCTTGTCAATACAACGCCCCCTTCTGACTATCAATCTCAAGAAATTAGCGATTCTCCTAGAGATGGAGATAACTCCTTAGTCAATCCTTTGGCTAATCTAGAAGAAACTGGTGCATTAATAATTCAAGCTCCTGATCTTTCATCTTTATCTGAAGAACTTCAACTAAGTTTTCAAGATGGAACTTCTCTAACTATTTCTCATTTTCAACTAGATTTGCTAAGGAAAAAATCGCCCTATTTTAAGAGTTTTTGGTCAGGAAATTTTCAAGAAACCCTTCAACATCCTCTCGCTTTGACACAAAAGGAGTTTACGTCTCTGCTTAATTGTGTCATGGATGCTAACTTTAAAGTTCCCTTGGAAGAAATCACTTCTTCTATTCAATTAGCTGATTATTATGAGCTAACAGAAGTGGTAAAAAGCTTAGAAGAGCAGCTAATTGATGGATACAAATCACATAGATTTGAACTCTTTAGTTCCACTAAAGAGAGTTTAGTCGGATTAAAAGAGCTTTTAAATTTTGCGCGTCAATGTCAATTAAACAATTTGAAAAACTATTTAGAATTTACCATTGTGAGCGCCTTATTAAACCAGACTTCTCAGTTAGCGGAGTTTGAAAAAATTTTAAAGCATTTCTCAAATGAGATAGAAGAACTCAATTTTTCAGACAATGTTTATTTGACTGATGCCTATCTTTTAGCGTTAAAAGATTGTAAAAATTTAAAAATGCTCAATCTCAAATCTTGCAAAAATCTTACTGATGCTGGGTTAGCGCACTTGACACCCCTAACAGCCCTGCGACGTTTGGATCTGAGTTTTTGCAGGAATCTTACCGATGCCGGATTAGCGAATTTGACACCCTTAATTGCTTTGCAACATTTAGACCTAAGTTGGTGTAAAAATCTTACTGATGCAGGATTAGCCCATTTGACACCCTTAGGGGCTTTACACTATCTCGATCTAAGCATTTGCGGTAAACTCACGGATGCAGGATTAGCGCATTTAACACCCTTAGTCGATTTACAGCATTTGAATTTGCGCTATTGTCAAAAGCTCTCGGATGCTGGATTAGCGCATTTAAGATCCTTAGTGACTTTACAACATCTTGATCTAAGCTATTGCCAAAACCTTACTGATGCTGGATTGGCGCATTTGGCCCGCTTAACCGCTTTACAGCATCTCAGTCTGAATCGTTGTAAAAATCTCACAGAAGCAGGATTAGTGCATTTGAGGCCTTTAGTGACTTTACAACATCTCGATCTAAGCTATTGTCAAAAACTCACTAACGATGGATTAGGGCTTTTTAAATCCTTAACCGCTTTACAGTATCTCAATCTGAATCATTGTCAAAAGCTCACAGATGCAGGATTAGCGCATTTGTCCCCCTTAGGGGCTTTGCAGCATTTAGATCTGTGGTGTACTAATATCACGGATGCTGGATTAGCCCATTTGAAACCCTTAGGGGCTTTACAATATTTAGGTCTAAGTAGATGCACTAATCTCACAGATGCAGGATTAGCGCATTTGTCCCCCTTATAG
- a CDS encoding HAD family hydrolase: protein MHFKLIDQIRHSITLFIVFFACGVISLSASTDLYHKVRVVIFDCDGVLVDTEYLKFLAWQEALASYNVDFSIEEYMPLVGHSSKNILAMIERSKRLKLPKQIIDLKNDKYKALQKQGVQAIQPMVDFAKALSENKERLALKLGLASSAPKEEILINLQQIGLDNAFDLVISGSDDLEGYIDEEGKNKPKPYIYIEAAKRLNILPELCLVFEDTAAGVDAAAGSGMTVIAVPKQFTINQVFSKASAVLPSYEELPSIEIFQQ, encoded by the coding sequence ATGCATTTTAAATTGATCGATCAAATCAGACATAGCATAACGTTATTTATAGTTTTTTTCGCTTGTGGAGTTATATCTTTGTCTGCTTCTACAGATTTATACCATAAAGTAAGAGTTGTCATTTTTGATTGTGATGGAGTTTTAGTTGATACAGAATATTTGAAATTTTTAGCATGGCAAGAAGCATTAGCTAGTTACAATGTTGATTTTTCTATTGAAGAGTACATGCCACTTGTCGGACATAGCTCAAAAAATATTCTTGCAATGATAGAACGGTCAAAACGATTAAAGCTGCCTAAACAAATTATTGATTTGAAAAATGACAAATACAAGGCTCTTCAAAAACAAGGAGTTCAAGCAATTCAACCGATGGTGGACTTTGCTAAAGCGTTGTCCGAAAATAAAGAAAGGTTAGCATTAAAACTAGGTCTTGCCTCTTCAGCCCCAAAAGAAGAGATTTTGATTAATCTACAACAAATTGGTTTAGATAATGCCTTTGACTTGGTAATTTCTGGTTCTGATGACCTAGAAGGCTATATTGATGAAGAAGGTAAAAATAAACCGAAGCCCTATATTTATATTGAAGCGGCTAAAAGGTTGAATATACTTCCAGAACTTTGTTTGGTTTTTGAAGATACCGCAGCCGGTGTAGATGCTGCAGCAGGCTCTGGGATGACTGTCATTGCTGTACCCAAACAATTTACCATTAATCAAGTTTTCTCTAAGGCATCAGCAGTGCTTCCCTCTTACGAAGAATTGCCTAGCATTGAGATTTTCCAACAATAA
- a CDS encoding toxin-antitoxin system YwqK family antitoxin — translation MIKTKAFKQMTLWVFLAFLALTFSSAKRNTYRKRPLPLTSIHIIDRNGFAETISNKDRLNQYQQTDFLSSQPYQKVLRIYARDSKGNVRSVVTTYHANGNPKQFLQILNGRANGCYYEWHENGSISLSTKVIGGVADVTPSAERSWIFDGSSYAWDEDENLIGEIFYNQGSLEGISTHYHSCGQVWKQIPYKKNQIEGVCEIYKTNGEILQQINYVQGQKHGPSFRYWDNKNLASQEEYCKGKLENGQYFDQQGNSVAEVKQGTGFRAVFGKDYIKEIQEYREGILEGEVKVFTACGNLKRVYHVKNQIKHGEEVDYYDSINPQTIQPKLAFYWYEGKIQGHVRTWYSNGVQESQKEMANNAKHGVSTAWYQDGNLMMIEEYDNDKLIKGDYFRKGERAPASQVITGKGTATIFDAEGHFVQKINYVNGKPDF, via the coding sequence ATGATCAAAACGAAAGCATTTAAACAAATGACCCTATGGGTTTTTCTAGCATTTTTAGCCTTAACTTTTTCTAGTGCTAAGCGAAACACCTATCGCAAACGCCCTCTACCTTTAACTAGCATTCATATCATTGATAGAAATGGATTTGCGGAAACAATTAGCAATAAAGATCGGCTGAATCAATATCAACAAACAGATTTTTTATCCTCTCAACCTTATCAAAAAGTGCTTCGAATTTATGCAAGAGATTCAAAAGGAAATGTACGATCTGTTGTTACGACCTATCACGCTAATGGAAACCCCAAGCAATTTTTACAAATTTTAAATGGAAGAGCTAATGGGTGTTACTATGAATGGCACGAAAACGGATCTATAAGTCTTTCCACAAAAGTCATCGGAGGAGTTGCAGATGTCACACCTTCAGCAGAAAGATCATGGATTTTTGATGGTTCAAGCTATGCATGGGATGAAGATGAAAACCTTATAGGTGAGATTTTTTACAATCAAGGGTCTTTAGAAGGAATTTCAACTCATTACCATAGTTGTGGGCAAGTATGGAAGCAAATACCTTATAAAAAAAATCAAATTGAAGGTGTTTGTGAAATTTATAAAACAAATGGCGAAATCCTCCAACAAATCAATTACGTTCAAGGACAAAAACATGGACCATCGTTTCGCTACTGGGACAACAAAAATTTAGCCAGCCAAGAAGAATATTGCAAAGGTAAGCTAGAAAATGGTCAATATTTTGATCAGCAAGGAAATTCTGTAGCAGAAGTCAAGCAAGGAACAGGTTTTAGAGCTGTATTTGGGAAAGATTATATTAAAGAAATTCAAGAATATCGAGAGGGAATTCTTGAAGGAGAGGTAAAAGTTTTTACGGCTTGTGGTAACCTTAAGCGTGTTTATCACGTTAAAAATCAAATTAAACATGGAGAAGAAGTGGATTATTATGACAGTATCAACCCACAAACAATCCAACCCAAACTAGCGTTTTATTGGTATGAAGGAAAAATTCAAGGACATGTGAGAACTTGGTATTCAAATGGCGTCCAAGAAAGTCAAAAAGAAATGGCTAACAATGCTAAACATGGGGTTTCTACAGCTTGGTATCAAGACGGCAATTTAATGATGATTGAAGAGTATGATAACGATAAATTAATCAAAGGGGATTACTTTAGAAAAGGAGAAAGGGCACCAGCTAGCCAAGTTATTACAGGTAAGGGAACTGCTACAATCTTTGATGCAGAGGGTCACTTTGTTCAAAAAATTAATTATGTGAATGGAAAACCCGATTTTTAA
- a CDS encoding UDP-N-acetylglucosamine diphosphorylase → MDIKSSDFFNLSTFTHTALFEKDPAPWIILTRLASYLKKLKLGVLLGSISPQAYLIRPEEITIGEGSIVEPGAYIQGPCWIGNHCVIRHGAYIRGYVITGDYCVIGHDTEVKNSLFLNRAHAAHFAYVGDTILGHDVNLGAGTKCANFKLDQQTVSVVYKHQHFDTQLRKFGAIIGDRSQIGCNTVTNPGSLIGMDVRAYPCLNIGGWIPHRSIVKPGSQVRISSY, encoded by the coding sequence ATGGATATTAAATCTTCTGATTTCTTCAATCTCTCTACCTTCACTCATACCGCTCTTTTTGAAAAAGATCCGGCACCTTGGATTATTTTAACTCGATTAGCTTCTTATTTAAAGAAATTAAAATTAGGCGTGCTCTTAGGTTCTATTTCTCCTCAAGCCTATTTAATTCGTCCAGAAGAAATTACTATTGGAGAAGGATCAATTGTGGAGCCTGGCGCCTATATTCAAGGTCCTTGTTGGATTGGTAATCATTGTGTGATTCGCCATGGCGCTTATATTAGAGGCTATGTCATTACAGGAGATTATTGCGTGATAGGGCATGATACTGAGGTCAAAAATAGCTTATTTCTAAATCGTGCGCATGCAGCTCACTTTGCTTACGTGGGAGATACTATTTTAGGACATGATGTGAATTTAGGCGCAGGGACGAAATGTGCAAACTTTAAATTAGATCAACAAACCGTCTCTGTTGTTTATAAACATCAGCACTTCGATACTCAGCTTCGTAAATTTGGAGCGATTATTGGAGATAGAAGTCAAATCGGTTGTAATACAGTCACAAATCCTGGTTCTTTGATTGGAATGGACGTTAGAGCTTACCCTTGTTTAAATATCGGCGGTTGGATTCCTCATCGTTCTATCGTCAAACCTGGCTCTCAAGTTCGAATTTCTTCTTATTAA
- a CDS encoding nucleotidyl transferase AbiEii/AbiGii toxin family protein: MTTDLEKSFKAKLRTIAKEKNRDPADLWQSLTLERFLVRLARSKYRDQFVLKGGILLSRYLEIGRETTDLDFLAKKISNQVLSLRVVFEEIAEIDINDGFIFKEVKASELTHPHMGYPGVEISIMAYFGRTRFKVAIDIGFGDIVEPIEYKIRLTNYSKGDLFEDSVELACYPKEFIFAEKLETIIHRGSFNSRMKDFHDIYSMILSSALLSFKSLENVIRIVFKHRETELLLPISFQEDEIIRMQSFWSEYLKSLREENVEGLPSLFSDLVTKINQWLKLNTKFI, from the coding sequence ATGACAACAGACTTAGAAAAATCATTTAAAGCTAAACTTAGAACTATTGCAAAAGAAAAAAATCGAGATCCTGCAGATCTTTGGCAATCTCTGACATTAGAACGCTTCCTTGTCCGCTTAGCTAGGTCGAAATATCGCGATCAATTTGTATTGAAAGGCGGCATCCTCCTGTCTAGATACCTAGAGATTGGAAGAGAAACAACCGATTTGGATTTTTTAGCTAAAAAAATCAGCAATCAAGTTTTGTCTTTGCGGGTTGTTTTTGAAGAAATTGCGGAGATTGATATCAATGATGGATTCATCTTTAAAGAAGTTAAGGCTAGCGAATTAACCCATCCTCACATGGGGTATCCAGGCGTTGAAATTTCTATAATGGCTTATTTTGGGCGTACTCGATTTAAGGTCGCAATAGATATTGGCTTTGGAGATATTGTTGAACCTATTGAATATAAAATTAGACTCACAAATTACTCAAAGGGTGATCTTTTTGAAGACAGCGTCGAATTGGCTTGCTATCCGAAAGAATTCATCTTTGCTGAAAAGTTAGAGACTATCATACATCGGGGATCTTTCAATAGTCGTATGAAGGACTTTCACGACATTTACTCCATGATATTGTCATCAGCACTTCTCTCATTTAAGAGTTTAGAGAATGTCATTCGGATTGTATTCAAACATCGAGAAACAGAGTTACTTTTACCAATTTCTTTTCAAGAGGATGAAATTATCCGTATGCAAAGTTTTTGGAGTGAGTATTTAAAGAGTTTACGCGAAGAGAATGTTGAAGGTCTTCCGTCATTGTTTTCGGATCTCGTAACAAAAATTAACCAGTGGCTTAAATTGAACACCAAGTTCATCTAA
- the recA gene encoding recombinase RecA, producing the protein MSQSAPPDSERKKALGLAVSQIKKQFGEGAIMSFGKHSSEKEMSVIKTGALALDIALGIGGVPRGRVVEIYGPESSGKSTLALHIVANAQKNGGLAAYIDAEHALDPSYAGKIGINIDDLMISQPDSGEEALNIAEMLARSNAVDVIVIDSVAALVPKSELEGEIGDQFMGLQARMMSQALRKLTASLSKSNTCAIFINQIRDKIGIVYGNPETTTGGRALKFYSSVRLDIRRTGGIKGPDNTEIGNRVKVKVSKNKMAPPFQIAEFDILFNEGISRTGSAIDMATEYNIVDKKGAWFSYKGQRLGQGREAVREEFKNNPTLLEEIEALILQQYKENRSKPASKKTSIGAAIEEIEGALNE; encoded by the coding sequence ATGTCTCAATCAGCCCCTCCAGATTCTGAACGTAAAAAAGCACTTGGCCTGGCCGTTTCTCAAATTAAAAAACAATTTGGTGAAGGTGCTATTATGTCTTTTGGCAAGCACTCTTCTGAAAAAGAAATGAGTGTGATTAAAACAGGTGCTCTTGCTCTGGATATCGCCTTAGGAATTGGCGGTGTTCCACGTGGACGCGTTGTAGAAATTTATGGACCTGAATCATCTGGTAAGTCAACTTTAGCTCTTCATATCGTAGCTAATGCTCAAAAAAATGGGGGGTTAGCTGCTTATATTGATGCGGAACATGCCCTTGACCCTAGTTATGCTGGTAAAATTGGTATTAATATAGATGATTTGATGATTTCACAACCTGATAGTGGGGAAGAAGCTTTAAACATTGCAGAGATGCTTGCACGTTCTAACGCTGTAGACGTGATTGTCATTGACTCTGTTGCCGCTCTCGTTCCTAAATCTGAACTTGAGGGAGAAATTGGAGATCAATTCATGGGTCTTCAAGCTCGCATGATGTCACAAGCATTAAGAAAATTAACGGCCTCTCTCTCAAAAAGCAATACATGTGCTATTTTTATTAACCAAATTCGAGATAAAATAGGGATCGTTTATGGAAATCCAGAAACGACAACAGGGGGACGTGCCTTAAAATTTTACTCTTCGGTACGATTAGATATTCGTCGTACAGGAGGAATTAAAGGACCGGACAATACTGAAATTGGTAATCGGGTAAAAGTAAAAGTTAGTAAAAATAAAATGGCTCCTCCTTTTCAAATTGCTGAATTTGATATCTTATTTAATGAAGGTATTTCTCGTACAGGTTCTGCGATTGATATGGCAACAGAGTATAATATTGTTGATAAAAAAGGGGCCTGGTTTAGCTACAAAGGGCAACGCTTAGGTCAAGGAAGAGAAGCGGTCAGAGAAGAGTTTAAAAATAATCCAACGCTTTTAGAAGAAATAGAAGCGCTAATTTTACAACAGTATAAAGAAAATCGTTCCAAGCCCGCATCCAAAAAAACTTCTATCGGTGCTGCAATAGAAGAAATTGAAGGGGCATTGAACGAATAA
- a CDS encoding type IV toxin-antitoxin system AbiEi family antitoxin domain-containing protein, translated as MRNSKYAEQLKSFQYIPFFTVEQAADRNVPRHAIAYLVKKGILERIYPGTYRFTEYEPKVDFQWENLGLIAASIPKGVICLISALCYYELTDQVMREIWIAIPHESYAPKRPNTKVIRMRNTNLGKTEIVLGEYKVKIFDQERCIIDAFRYLSKEIAIKALQRYLKNTANKADLKKLGAYAKKLRVDITPYILSCTT; from the coding sequence ATGAGAAATTCAAAATACGCTGAACAGTTAAAGTCTTTTCAGTACATTCCCTTCTTCACAGTCGAACAAGCTGCTGATCGGAATGTGCCAAGACATGCTATCGCCTATTTAGTCAAAAAAGGCATTCTTGAAAGGATTTACCCTGGAACGTATCGCTTTACTGAGTATGAACCTAAAGTTGACTTCCAATGGGAAAACTTAGGGTTAATAGCAGCAAGTATTCCCAAAGGGGTAATCTGTTTGATCTCTGCTCTTTGCTATTACGAATTAACAGATCAAGTAATGAGAGAAATTTGGATAGCTATTCCTCATGAATCTTATGCTCCTAAAAGACCGAATACAAAAGTCATTAGAATGCGTAATACTAATCTTGGAAAAACTGAAATTGTTTTAGGGGAATATAAGGTGAAAATTTTTGATCAAGAACGTTGCATCATCGATGCCTTTCGCTATCTTAGCAAAGAAATTGCTATCAAAGCTCTTCAAAGATATCTCAAAAATACTGCCAATAAGGCAGATCTGAAAAAATTAGGCGCTTACGCAAAAAAATTACGGGTGGATATCACTCCTTACATCTTATCTTGTACGACATGA
- a CDS encoding MgtC/SapB family protein codes for MENFAPMLSHVEILLRLMLAATMGGLIGLERERTSWFAGLRTHMLVCMGSSLLMIVSQYGFNDVLRSQLIVLDPSRVAAQVVSGIGFLGTGTILFWKNTIKGLTTAASLWAVAAVGLSIGGGLYLAAISMTVMIFIVLACVKPLENYFFKKKFFKEIRFTMKPTVSISSIEDVLIKMQLRLDLTNFQIEPEGEKELVRLYFKSVSNINTLSVLKALKELPGIETIEAIE; via the coding sequence ATGGAAAATTTTGCGCCCATGCTTTCGCATGTTGAAATTTTATTACGTTTAATGTTAGCTGCAACAATGGGCGGTTTAATTGGCCTAGAACGAGAACGCACAAGCTGGTTTGCTGGACTCCGGACGCATATGTTAGTTTGTATGGGATCGAGTTTATTGATGATTGTGTCTCAATATGGATTTAATGATGTGTTAAGGTCGCAATTAATCGTTTTAGATCCCTCACGTGTGGCTGCTCAAGTCGTCAGTGGAATTGGATTTCTGGGTACTGGCACTATTTTATTTTGGAAAAATACGATTAAAGGATTAACGACTGCAGCTAGCTTATGGGCTGTTGCTGCGGTTGGCCTTTCTATTGGAGGAGGTCTTTATTTAGCCGCCATTTCCATGACGGTGATGATTTTTATTGTTTTAGCATGTGTTAAACCATTGGAAAACTATTTCTTTAAAAAAAAGTTTTTTAAAGAAATTCGATTTACAATGAAACCCACAGTTTCTATTTCATCTATTGAAGATGTTTTAATTAAAATGCAGTTGCGATTAGATTTAACTAATTTTCAAATTGAACCAGAAGGTGAAAAGGAGTTGGTTCGATTATATTTTAAATCTGTTTCTAATATTAATACTTTATCAGTTTTAAAAGCTCTAAAAGAACTTCCAGGTATCGAAACAATTGAAGCGATCGAATAA